The stretch of DNA AGACCATCGAGATCGAGTGGCTGATCCTGAAGGAGAAGATCCAGGCGACGATAACCATCATCGGCGCGCGCACGGCCACGCGGATAATCATCTGGAAGGCGAACTGGACGTTGGTGACGTCGGTGGTGAGCCTGGTGATGATCGAGCCGGTCGAGAAGCGGTCGATGTTGGTGAAGCTGAAGGACTGCACCTTCTCAAACAAATCGTGGCGCAGGTTCTTGGCGAAACCGGAGGAGGCGATGGCGGCGTAACGCCCGGACATGAACCCGGCGAACAGCGAGACGATCGCGCAGCCCAGAAGGATGATGCCGAACTTCCAGATCGCCGGCATCGACCCGCCGGAGACGCCTTGGTCGATCAGCTGCGCCATGACGGTGGGGATGAGGATCTCGAGGATGCTCTCGACCATCACGAAAGCCGGTGTCAGCCATGTTTCGCGCTTGTATTCTCGCAGGCTGTGCAGCAACGTGCGAATCAGATGCTTGGGATGCTCCCGGTCCGTTGCCGTCACCTGCATATTTTGGGGAGCATCAAGTGCCTTGCTCATCCAACCCTCTTTTCACATACCTAACTCGTATTGGCGCAACCGTCGCTTCTCCCCCATGACTCTCGTCCCGCTTCGCACCAGAACACGCCTAAATCCGTAGCACGCATCCGGTCGAAAACGAGGGACTACCGAAGCCGACAGACTATATAACGCTATTACGAACCGGCTACAATACAACCTGCCGCAACCCGCGCGGAACAAGCCGAAATTCGCCATTCTTCGACGTTCTATCCGTTTGCCGTTTTTAAGCTTGCAGAATATTCACGAAACACTGAAATACCTGCTTTTATTGATTTTTCAATTAAACGGGACGAGCGATTTCGGACGATTACCGTATTTATTGTTTTTTATACATAATTACTCTGATATAATACTTACCGACCGGACGGTAACCATGTTGTTGCCGCGGAATCAAGGAGGACATGCATGGATGCAGAAATATATGTGACGCCACCGAATCTCGCGCCCGATACCCAAAAACCGCTGGAGCACAAATTCCGCTTCGCCCTTGGTTTCCTGGTCGTCTCGCTGATGTGGGGCATTCCTTTCAGCATGGGCTCAGGCGTGTTGCTGCCGCAGGTCTTCTCGGGCATCAAAGGCATTTCCGCAGAAGGCGCACTCGGCACCATGAACGCCGTCAGCTCAATTTTCGCACTTGTCTCAAACATCGTTTTCGGGACTTTCTCCGACGTCTCCAAATTCAAAATCGGCAAGCGCACCCCCTGGATCGTCGCCGGCGGTGTCATCGGTGCCGCGGGTTACTTCCTGACCGCACACTCCACTTCGCTGCTGTGGATGGTCATCGGCTGGTGCATCGTACAGGTCGGCATCAACTGCCTCATCGCCCCGGCCGTCGCCGTACTCTCCGACCGTATTCCCGAGGACGTGCGCGGCACCTTCTCGGCGCTCTACGGTGCCGGTCAGATCGCCGGCATCCAGCTGGGCAACTTCGTCGGCAGCTTCTTTTTGACCAAGCTCAACACCGGTCTGACCATCGGCACCTGCATCTTCCTGTTCTCCGGTCTGCTCACCGTCATCATCTGGCCACGCGAGAAGTCCGCGGAGAACAACACCAAGGCGACAACCGCTCTCGACATCCTCAAGTCGTTCATTCCGCCGACCAAGAACTGCCGCGACTTCTATCTCGCCCTCTTCGGCCGCCTCACCTTCATCATCGGCACGTTCATGATCTCGGGCTACCAGCTGC from Bifidobacterium sp. ESL0800 encodes:
- a CDS encoding MFS transporter; the protein is MDAEIYVTPPNLAPDTQKPLEHKFRFALGFLVVSLMWGIPFSMGSGVLLPQVFSGIKGISAEGALGTMNAVSSIFALVSNIVFGTFSDVSKFKIGKRTPWIVAGGVIGAAGYFLTAHSTSLLWMVIGWCIVQVGINCLIAPAVAVLSDRIPEDVRGTFSALYGAGQIAGIQLGNFVGSFFLTKLNTGLTIGTCIFLFSGLLTVIIWPREKSAENNTKATTALDILKSFIPPTKNCRDFYLALFGRLTFIIGTFMISGYQLLILERYIHLSIKDAGTAMQVMSIITLVATILASMVSGPLSDYLHRRKFIVAIACVIIALGMLVAWIIPTTTGIYIYATLAGLGNGCYMSVDQALNVDVLPNPQEAGKDLGILNLANTIGQALAPAFTTLFIGLTGGYRAVFPVAIVFLLVGTIFIMMIRRVK